GACCCGCCCCCAGTCCTCCACCGATTGCGTGATCAAGAAGGCCTGCAGACGACCGAGATCACGCTGATACGCGGCGCGGGTATGGGCCGAGAGCTGGCGCTCGTCGCGCAGCACCCGGTCAAAGGCGTCCAGCTCAGTCTGAAGCGCAGGCATCGGGCAGGTGACGCCGAATCGCTGCCGTCAGCAAATCGGCGATCAGGTCCAGAAACAGCGTGCCCATGCCGGGCTGGAATCGCGCGCCGTCTTCGCTGCCTACGGCCAGCAACCCCAAAGGCTGCACTCGATCCAGTGGCACCACGGCTGCCGAGGCGATCGACTGTTCGCCGAACAGCGCCTGCCGGGCCTTTGCATCGACTGGCCCGCATTCGATCAGACCAGTACGCATGAGGTTGGCGTAATGCTGGCGCAGCGCGTGTCCCGCGCCGATCGCAGGGATCTCACTGTGGGGCTGCTCATCGTACAAGCCGATGAACACGGCATCCACGGCGAACGCCCGGGTGACCTCGTCGCGCGTGATGTTGGCGACCTCGGCCAGGGAACCGGCCCCCAGCAGGGCAACGGCCAGGCGATTGGCATGACGCATGCGGCGTTCGTTATGACGCGCCAGCTCAGCCAGCTGATGCAGCCGCTCTCTCAACTGCTCGTTGCGCTGCCGCAGCAAGCCCACCTGGCGCTCGATGAGCGAGGCTGCGGAGCCGGTGGCATGCGCCAGTTCCACACCCTCCAGCAACTGCGGGTGGTCGGCGAACAGCTGCGGATGTTGTTCGAGATAAGCGATGACGTCGTCCTCGGTGACCCCGGCCACCGCCATGTCATCCGGCTGCATGGCCGCCAATGCGACCTTGTCTTCTGAATTCCCCATGCTCCCCGCAGGCTCTTCGCTTCAGTCCAGACCAAATGCTAACGGAATCGGCCGGTTCGGGCCGCTGTGTCAGCGATTGAAGTCGATATGCCCCTCGAAGACGTAGCTTGCCGGGCCTTCCATCCACAGATCATGGCCTGGGCCCGGCCAGCGAATATCCAGCTGGCCTCCCGGCAGCTGCACTCGCACCTGAGGCCCCACCACGCCCAGGCCGTGCAACACGGCCACGGCGCCGCAGGCACCGCTGCCGCAGGCCTCGGTCTCTCCGGCCCCTCGCTCCCAGACCCGCAAACGAATCTCATCGGTCGCCACGACCTCGGCAAAGCCGATATTCGCCCTCTGGGGAAACAGTGCATGCGTCTCCAGCCGGGGGCCCAGCGTCGTCACCGGCGCTTGATCGACATCTTCAACAAGCAACACCGCATGCGGGTTCCCCATGGAGACGGCGCCGAACATCCATGCCGTGTCGTCGATCGTCGCCGTGTAACGGTCTGCTGCCCGGGGCGCATCCAGGGGAATCCGCATGGGATCGAAGATCGGCTCCCCCATGTTGACGATCACCTGGGCCGCGTCGACCTCCACCCGCATGCGGGTGGTGCGTGTGGCAAAGACCAACTCGTCGCGCTGGGTTAGACCGCGATCAACGACATAGCGCGCCACGCAGCGCACTCCGTTGCCGCACTGGCCCACCTCGGTGCCATCGGCATTGAGAATGCGATACCCGAAATCCACGCCCTGCTCATCCGTCGGTTCGACCAGCAAGACCTGATCACAGCCCACACCCCGGCGACGATCAGCCAGGCGGCGGACCTGCCCGGCCGTGAGTGGAACCGCCGCACGCGTGGCGTCGATCACGACGAAGTCGTTACCCAGGGCATGCATCTTGGTGAATTCGAGCTTCATGCGGCTCCGGCATTGCTTGTCCGATAGGGCCATGCAGAATACGCGGGATGCGCACGCCCGTCCGCCAATCTCTATTGCAGGTTGTTGCCGTTGCTCTGCTTGCCCTGCAGTGGAGCGCTGCCACGCATGCGGCGGACCATGCGCTGGAACCTGCCCACCAACTCTGTGCGCTTTGTCATGTGGCCCAGAAGGTCACAACGCCCCCGGCATCCACGGGTGCCGTCGGCCCGTCACAACACCGTGCGCAGGGCGATGCTCCGCTACCAATCGCCGCTCTGCAGCGGGTGGCCTGGGCATCACAGGCTCTGCGCGGCCCGCCGCTGTACACCTGACCCGAAAACCGCTGGATGCTCTGCCGCGTGACGTCGCCGACGTCGACGCACCGATTTCCGCTTCGACCGGCCCCGAACCCGGGTCCATCAGGAGTACACATCCGATGAACCGATATGTTTTCCCGCTGGCCGTGATCGCGACCAGCCATCTGCCCGTAGCCGTTGCTGACGAGCAACCGCTGGAGCTTGAACCGATCTCGGTCACCGCCGAACCCTTCGCCGACCGGGGGGAACTCGATTCCACCCGTCCCGTTGATGTCCTGGTGGGGGATGCGCTGGACCGCGCGCGCGCCGCCACGTTGGGCGAAACCCTGGATCGACAACCGGGCATTGCGAACGCCGGCTTCGGCCCAGGTGCCGGCCGGGTCGTGATTCGTGGCCAGTCGGGCCCCCGCGTCCGTGTGCTGGACGGCGGTGTGGGCGTGCTCGACGCCTCCACGGTCAGCCCTGACCACAATATTTCCACCGAGCCCTTTCGTGCGCGCCAGATCGAAGTGCTGCGTGGTCCCGCTGCCCTGCTGTATGGCAACGGCGCGATCGGCGGAGTCGTCAACGTGGTGTCCGACACGATCCCCACTGAGCCGGTCGAACAAATCGGCGGCTCACTGGGCATGCGCTATGACGACGGGGCGGAAGCACTCACCACTTATGGCCACACCGAGTTCGGCATCGGCCGGCTCAATGTGCATCTCGACGGCCTGATCCGAAACACCGATGACCTCAAGATTCCGGCCGGCTCGGTCCGAGACGAGGAAGAGGCACACGAGGGAGAAGCCCCCGAAGAGGTGCATGAAGAACACGCCGAAGGCCCGACTAACCGACTGGAAAACTCCAGCACGGAAACGGAGTCTTTCGCGCTGGGAACCTCCTGGGTCGACGATTGGGGCCATGTCGGCTTGGCTATCACCCGCTACGACACCCACTACGGCGTGCCGGGCCATGCCCATGAGCATGAAGAAGAACACGAA
The sequence above is drawn from the Abyssibacter profundi genome and encodes:
- a CDS encoding DUF484 family protein produces the protein MGNSEDKVALAAMQPDDMAVAGVTEDDVIAYLEQHPQLFADHPQLLEGVELAHATGSAASLIERQVGLLRQRNEQLRERLHQLAELARHNERRMRHANRLAVALLGAGSLAEVANITRDEVTRAFAVDAVFIGLYDEQPHSEIPAIGAGHALRQHYANLMRTGLIECGPVDAKARQALFGEQSIASAAVVPLDRVQPLGLLAVGSEDGARFQPGMGTLFLDLIADLLTAAIRRHLPDACASD
- the dapF gene encoding diaminopimelate epimerase; translation: MKLEFTKMHALGNDFVVIDATRAAVPLTAGQVRRLADRRRGVGCDQVLLVEPTDEQGVDFGYRILNADGTEVGQCGNGVRCVARYVVDRGLTQRDELVFATRTTRMRVEVDAAQVIVNMGEPIFDPMRIPLDAPRAADRYTATIDDTAWMFGAVSMGNPHAVLLVEDVDQAPVTTLGPRLETHALFPQRANIGFAEVVATDEIRLRVWERGAGETEACGSGACGAVAVLHGLGVVGPQVRVQLPGGQLDIRWPGPGHDLWMEGPASYVFEGHIDFNR